A window of Juglans regia cultivar Chandler chromosome 7, Walnut 2.0, whole genome shotgun sequence contains these coding sequences:
- the LOC108989255 gene encoding laccase-6, producing MANLATSVLMLWLSLVSYSYIVHVTAQWSSGCSTRFYDFKVQSMRITKLCNTRNIVTVNRIFPGPVIYAQEDDRIIVKITNETPYNTTIHWHGIRQRLSCWFDGPSYITQCPIQAGQSFTYEFTMVQQKGTFFWHAHVSWLRATVYGAFVVYPKTGVPFPFKDPYEEHIIILGEYWNQDVVELELNTTASGGSPPVADAYTINGHPGPNYNCSNNDVYKIDVVPGKTYLLRLINAGLNSENFFAIANHKLTIVEADAEYTKPFTTDRVMLGPGQTINVLVTADQPIEKYSMAMGPYSSAKGAAFQNILAIAHFQYSGAVTNSVFLPAQLPRVGDNLAVKTVMDGLRSLNKVNVPKEIDTNLFITIGLNVQRCHSKTPKQNCQGLNNGVMAASMNNISFIKPRISLLEAYYRKINGSFTDDFPGVPIEYYDFVNGAPNNIPNNTQSLNGTRVMVLEYGTRVQLILQDTGTVTTENHPIHLHGFSFYVVGYGSGNYDPQTANFNLVDPPYMNTIGVPVGGWTAIRFVSDNPGVWFMHCHLDVHQSWGLGTAFIVKNGKGNLETLPHPPADLPRC from the exons ATGGCCAACTTAGCCACTTCAGTACTTATGCTATGGTTAAGCTTGGTATCTTATTCTTACATTGTGCATGTCACGGCACAATGGTCTAGTGGATGCTCAACCAGGTTCTATGATTTCAAG GTTCAAAGCATGAGAATCACAAAACTTTGCAACACCAGGAACATCGTCACAGTGAACAGAATATTTCCAGGACCAGTGATATATGCCCAAGAAGATGATAGAATTATTGTCAAAATTACAAATGAGACACCATACAACACTACAATCCACTG GCACGGAATAAGACAAAGACTATCCTGCTGGTTCGACGGGCCTTCGTACATTACACAATGTCCAATTCAGGCTGGACAGTCTTTCACGTATGAGTTCACAATGGTGCAGCAAAAGGGAACCTTTTTCTGGCACGCTCATGTTTCTTGGCTCAGGGCTACAGTTTATGGTGCTTTTGTGGTATATCCTAAAACTGGGGTTCCTTTCCCATTTAAGGACCCGTATGAGGAGCATATCATAATCCTAG GGGAATATTGGAATCAGGACGTGGTAGAACTTGAGCTCAACACCACAGCAAGCGGTGGAAGTCCTCCGGTGGCTGATGCTTATACAATTAATGGTCACCCTGGCCCAAACTACAATTGCTCCAACAATG ATGTGTATAAGATCGATGTGGTTCCCGGGAAGACGTATCTGTTAAGGCTGATTAACGCAGGCTTAAACTCGGAGAACTTTTTTGCAATTGCTAATCACAAACTAACCATTGTTGAAGCTGATGCTGAATACACAAAGCCATTCACCACAGACCGTGTGATGCTTGGACCAGGCCAGACCATAAACGTCCTTGTCACTGCAGATCAGCCAATAGAAAAGTATTCCATGGCAATGGGGCCCTACAGTTCTGCAAAAGGTGCTGCATTCCAAAATATATTAGCCATTGCCCATTTCCAATACTCAGGTGCTGTAACTAATAGTGTATTTTTACCTGCTCAACTCCCAAGAGTGGGTGATAATCTTGCTGTCAAGACTGTCATGGATGGGCTAAGGAGCCTGAATAAGGTGAATGTTCCTAAAGAAATTGACACAAACTTATTCATCACCATTGGACTAAATGTCCAAAGATGTCATTCCAAGACACCCAAGCAAAATTGTCAAGGCCTTAACAATGGGGTCATGGCGGCATCCATGAACAACATAAGCTTTATAAAGCCCAGGATTTCGCTTTTGGAAGCTTACTATAGAAAGATTAATGGTTCTTTTACTGACGACTTTCCTGGGGTACCCATAGAGTACTATGACTTTGTAAATGGAGCACCTAATAATATTCCCAACAACACACAGTCCTTGAATGGGACTAGGGTCATGGTCCTGGAATATGGGACCAGAGTGCAGCTGATTTTGCAGGACACTGGGACAGTCACCACTGAGAACCACCCAATTCATCTCCATGGCTTTAGCTTCTATGTTGTAGGGTATGGCAGTGGGAACTATGATCCACAAACTGCAAATTTCAACTTGGTTGATCCACCTTACATGAACACCATTGGAGTTCCTGTAGGTGGATGGACTGCAATTAGATTTGTCTCTGACAATCCAG GGGTTTGGTTCATGCATTGTCACTTAGATGTACATCAGTCGTGGGGATTAGGCACAGCTTTCATCGTGAAGAATGGGAAAGGAAATCTGGAGACACTTCCTCACCCTCCGGCAGACCTGCCGCGGTGCTAA